The following DNA comes from Mycobacteroides immunogenum.
GCGAGGCCTTCGTCAACCTGTACTCCTCGGCGGCGGTCACCGGCGGACAAGGATCGATCCTGGACAGCCTCTTCATCATGGGTTATCAGCTGGGCTGCCAGTCCGATGTGTCGAGCGGACTGCAGCTGGGTGGTGCGGTCTCCGGCGGTGTCAGCGGGACTGGGTCTTTGGGTTCGAGCAACTCGATCGGGGGATCGGTCGGCGGCGGCGCCACCGGCTACGTGCAGACCGACCTGGAACCCGGTGTCATCGTCGATCTGCCGATGTCCAACATGGCGCTGAACCCGTCGGGTAGGGCGACGCTGGACATCACGAATCTGCACGTCAAGGTGGATGCCTGTGGTGGCGATGTCACCATCCGCTCTTACGCGTACCTGCGCATCTCGACTACCGGTGCCCACTCCTCGTACGCCATCTATGGCGAGCCGATCAAGATCTAGACAGGGGTGGCCGCGCACATGACATCACCTATCAGTAAGGGCGCCGGACTGCTCGCCGCCGTTCTCGGCGCCAGTGTCT
Coding sequences within:
- a CDS encoding MspA family porin, whose product is MAGTFIRCIRSACFAAVVVGVAVLQAPPVFAEPVTMQPEDLDQVTPDGWHIHLNSYNEVVNSIPNLANASNSREAFVNLYSSAAVTGGQGSILDSLFIMGYQLGCQSDVSSGLQLGGAVSGGVSGTGSLGSSNSIGGSVGGGATGYVQTDLEPGVIVDLPMSNMALNPSGRATLDITNLHVKVDACGGDVTIRSYAYLRISTTGAHSSYAIYGEPIKI